In the Prochlorococcus marinus str. MIT 9312 genome, GACCCTCATTAGGGGGATAAAGTAAAAGTTATTAATGAGTGGGAATTCGTTTTGTATCAGCCGTAACTTTTTGTTGAATCCAATATATTAGTAATGAACATTTTTCTAGTTTTGATTGTTGGGTATTTGCGATTCTAGAAATCGAGTTATTTCTTCAACTCCTATGCCGGTACTTAGGTTGGTAAAAAACCAAGGTTTTCCTTTTCTCATAAATTCCGTATCGCTTTTCATAATATTTAAATTTGCACCAACCATATCTGCTAAGTCAATTTTGTTTATTAATAATAAATCTGACCTTGTTATTCCTGGTCCACCTTTTCTAGGAATTTTGTCTCCTGCAGATACATCAATTACATAAATTGACAAATCTACAAGTTCTGGACTGAAACTAGATGCTAAATTATCACCTCCACTTTCTACAAAAACAAAATCTAAAGGTTTATATCTATTTTCTAAATCTAAAACTGCATTTTTATTTAAGGAACAATCCTCTCTTATCGCTGTATGAGGACACCCTCCTGTTTCTACACCAATAATCCTTCCTTCTTCTAAAACTTTTTTATTTATAAGAAAGTTTGCATCTTCTTTGGTGTAAATATCATTGGTGACAACTGCTATCTCATAATTGTTTTTCAGGCTTAAGCATAGAGTCTCTAATAATGCAGTTTTTCCTGAACCTACAGGCCCAGCAACTCCTACCCTCAATTTACTGCTCATAAATTAATTTCTAAAAAGTTTTGTATAAAGGTCATTATGATTTTGTTGTGCCATAGCTAAACCTACATTGCCAAAATATATGTCATCAATTTGTTTGTCCATAATTTCTTTAGAAACTTTTGAAATTATTGCTAATAAGTCTCTCTGAATTAATTGTGTTTTTGTTGAACCGATAGGAATTATTCTTAATGCTGCACTTAGTTGATTTGCACTCCACGCGTAGAAAAAATTCTCAACCATTTCTATCTTCGTTATTTCAAAACAAAAACAAGCCCAACTCCACGCTAATGGCCAAGAACTTTTTTTATTATTTTCATATAGATATTCAAATCCAAATTCTTTTGTTAAATCAAAGAGAGATTTTGCCATTTGAGTTTGTTGTTCTCTCATTTCGATAGAGTCTTTTGATGAGAGGATCCATTTATTCAAACTCAATAGCTTTTGCAAATTACTTTTTGCATTTTTGCCGTCGTTTATCTCATTGAAAATATCAAAAAAATCTAATAATAGTTTTGCATCTAGTCTTATCTGTCCAATTTTTAATTCACTAATGATTAATTCTTTTACTGAATTTGAGTCATTTAAATTTTTATTATGAAGATAACTCTCCATTCCCTCCGAATAACAAAATCCTCCAACTGGTAAATTAGGGCTTGTTAATAAATATTTTAATAAGTGACTTTTAGTCATGACTATGTGCGCCTTTTTCAGGAGAAAATTTTTTTTGGGTATTTACAATATCAACCTTAAAATTTTTAAGCATGTTTTCAATAACATAATCACTTTTTGTTAGAAGAATGTCTTCTTCAATTTCAACTTCTACGTGCCTATTTCCTAAATGATAAGCAGTTTTAATAAGCTCATTTTTAGAATTTGAACTTATCTCAATTAAATCTTCTGTTTTGGCAATTATCTCTACATAAAAATTGGACTCATTAGTTGAAAGAATATCTCCATCATTTAATTTGCCATTTCTGGGTAATTGTAAAATTATTTCTTGATCACAATCAGTTAACCTTTTGCCTCGTAAGATTTTTCTTTCATCTGAAGTTAAAGTTAGTTTTAAAAATGAACCTAATCTCGGTTTTTCCTTAATCCAATCAGTTACAACAATTTGTTTATTCATTCTCATAATCAAAATTTTTGGTTACTTTAATTTAGTAATTAAAGAAAACAATTTATGATTAAAACTTCATGGGAAGGTAATTGTTTCTTAAATTTTTTTAATAATAAAGCAAGTATAGGAAATGTTGATAAAACAATCTTTAAATCTAAATCAACTTCTCCTTATAAGTTATTAAAGTCTACTCATGATGAAGAGGGCAGATGTATTTTGCCCGTTTTACATACTGCAGGGGGATTGGTAGGAGGAGATTTACTTCAGTTTGAAGTAAATCTTGAAAAAAACTCTAAGGTTTTGTTGACAACTTCTTCAGCTCAGAAAGTATATGGATCAGTTGGAAGATCTAAAATTAATCCAAAAGGAAGTTTTTCAAAACAAAAAAATTATATAAAAATTCTTGATAATTCTCATTTAGAATATTTGCCCCAAGAAACTATTATCTTTGCAAATGGTTTATACGATCAAAAGTTTAAAGTATTTATTTCGGAAAATTCAAGTTTTTTATTTACGGATTTAATAAGACTTGGAAGATCTTCTTCTGGTGAGTCTATAGAGAGTGGGGTTTTTAGATCCAAATTAGAAATCATCCGAAATAATGATTTATATGATGATTGGGAATATGTTGATCAAATTGAATTATCCAAAGCAAGTTATGAGGCAAAGTCAGGCATGGACTACATGCCCGTTTTTGGATCCTTAATTTGGGTTTGTGAAAAAGATTTTTCAAAATTAAAAATAAATAATTTAGTGGGAAATATAAAAAAATTTTTCAAAGAAAGTGATAATCATTTATCAATTGGAATTCTTGAAAATGGAATCTCTGTAAGATTCTTAGGAAGTTCTTCTCAAGAAGCCAGGAAATGTTTTTTTTGTATTTGGAAACAAATTAGGTCTGTTTGTGGATTTTGTGAGCCAAAATATCAAGGTGTATGGCCTTTACAAGATTCTATGAATTATTAATTATGTTCAGAGAGAACCTTTTTTAAGAATTTATAGATTAATTTTTTATTATGCATCTTTCACCTCAAGAAAAGGATAAATTATTGATTTTTTCTGCTGCGCTCTTGGCTGAAAGAAGACTTAATCGAGGTCTTAAGCTTAATTATCCTGAATCAATTGCTTTTCTAAGTTTTCAAGTTCTTGAAGGAGCTCGAGATGGAAAAAGTGTAAGTCAATTAATGTCAGAGGGAACTACCTGGCTTTCAAAATCACAAGTTATGGAGGGCATTCCTGAAATGGTTCATGAAGTCCAAATAGAAGCAGTATTCCCTGATGGGACAAAGTTAGTTACTATTCACAATCCGATTAATTAGATATGAGTAATTTAATTCCTGGCGAAATAATTCCTGAACAAGGTGAAATCGAATTAAATCTTGGTAAGGAAGTTAAAACAGTAACAGTTTCGAATTCTGGAGATAGACCTGTCCAAGTTGGATCTCATTATCATTTTTTCGAAGCTAATAAGGCGTTAATTTTTGATCGAGAAATAACACTTGGTATGCGTCTTGACATACCTGCAGGAACAGCAATTAGATTTGAACCTGGAGATACAACAGATGTCAAATTAGTTTCATATTCAGGTTTAAAAAATGCCTATGGTTTTAATTCATTAGTTAACGGTTCTTTAGATACTTAAAATTATGTCCTATAAAATTGACAGAAATACTTATGCTCAAACTTACGGGCCCACTACTGGGGATAGAGTAAGGCTTGCTGATACCGAACTATTTATTGAAGTAGAAAAGGATTTAACTACTTATGGAGATGAAGTTAAATTTGGAGGAGGAAAAGTTATTCGAGATGGGATGGGACAGTCTCAAGTAACAAGAGAAGATGGAGCTGTAGATACCGTAATAACTAATGCTTTGATCATGGACTGGTGGGGAATAATTAAGGCTGATGTGGGAATTAAAGATGGAAAGATTTTTGAAATTGGTAAGGCTGGTAATCCTGATATTCAGGATAATGTCGATATTGTTATAGGTGCCTCAACAGAAGTAATAGCTGGAGAAGGTCATATTCTTACTGCAGGGGCAATAGATACCCATATTCACTTTATCTGTCCCCAACAAATTGAGACAGCACTTGCTTCAGGAATTACAACTATGTTGGGAGGAGGAACTGGACCCGCAACTGGCACAAATGCAACAACCTGTACCCCAGGTTCTTTTCATATTTCTCGAATGCTTCAATCTGCAGAAGCATTTCCAATGAATTTAGGTTTTTTTGGTAAAGGAAATTCAACAAATGGAAGAAATCTTATTGATCAAGTTGAAGCTGGTGCATGTGGATTGAAACTTCATGAGGATTGGGGAACGACTCCATCCACCATAAATTCTTGTTTAAATGTTGCAGATAAATTTGATGTTCAAGTTTGTATTCACACTGATACGTTAAATGAGGCAGGCTTTGTTGAGGATACCATCAAGGCTATTGCAGGAAGAACAATTCATACTTTTCATACCGAAGGTGCAGGTGGAGGACATGCGCCAGATATTATTAAAATTTGTGGTGAAAAAAATGTTCTTCCTAGTAGTACTAATCCAACAAGACCCTATACGACGAACACTTTAGAGGAACATCTCGACATGCTAATGGTTTGTCATCATTTAGATTCCAAAATTCCAGAAGATATAGCATTTGCGGAATCAAGGATCAGAAGAGAGACTATTGCTGCGGAAGATATCCTACATGATATGGGCGCCTTCTCAATTATCGCTAGTGACTCTCAAGCTATGGGAAGAGTGGGTGAAGTAATAACAAGAACTTTCCAAACTGCTCATAAAATGAAATTACAAAGAGGTCCGCTATCACAAGATTCTGATAGGAATGATAATTACAGAGTTAAGAGATATATTTCTAAAGTTACAATTAACCCTGCAATAGCTCATGGTATTAACAAATATGTTGGGTCCATAGAAAAGGGAAAAATTGCAGACTTAGTATTTTGGAAACCTTCATTTTTTGCAGTAAAGCCTGAATTAGTTGTTAAAGGGGGATCTATAGTTTGGTCCCAAATGGGTGATGCAAATGCTTCAATTCCTACTCCAGGACCTGTTCATGGAAGACCTATGTTTGCAAATTTCGGCCAATCCTTAATTAATAGTTCTTTCACTTTTTTAAGTAAAAATTCAATTGATCAAAATATTCCAAAAAAATTAGGATTACAAAAGAATTGTATTGCTGTAGAAAACACAAGAAGTATCAATAAATCACATTTAAAACTTAATAGTAAACTGCCAAATATTTCAGTTGATCCAGAAACTTACGAAGTATTTTCCGATGGAGAACTTCTTACTTGTGAGCCACTTAATGAAGTTCCAATGGCGCAGAGGTATTTTTTGCTTTAGAAGTTTTTAATTAATTCTTTTTCACTTGCCTTTATGTCTTTTGACCCTGCGATAGCTAGATCCTCTTGCAGTTTGTTTTCACAAGATAGAACTCTCGACCAACTTGGTAATTGCTGTGTAGTAGGGCAAGTTAGGTAATCTTCTGTTGCAGGTCTCAATAGTTTGGCAAATTTTTGTACTGAGAGTTCTTCTTCGTGCCTATCGTATGGAAGTTGATTAACTGCTGAATCTAACCCAAATTGTTTTACCCGATCTTCACCAACTCTCTTATAAAGAACTTCTAATGTTGCTAGTTGAGTGCTAGTTAAGGTCTCTGCTTGATGCTCCATGAGACCTCTTAAAACACTTGAAAGTATTTCTGTACACATTTTTTGTAATCCTTCTTTAGAAGAATCTCCAATATTCTTATGTTTATGATCAAATAAACCTAAGTCAACTTGGGCTATCTTTGAGGTTCTTACGTTTCTATAAACTTCTGATAATAAACCTATCTCTAAACCCCAGTCACAAGGTATTCTTAAATTCATTGCAAGGTCTTTAGTAAAAGCAAACTCACCTGCCAATGGATATCTAAATGATTGTAGATATTGTAAAAAGGGACCCTTCCCAACTAACTGCTCAAGACTTGCTAATAAAGGACCTACAAATAATCTTGTTGCTCTACCTTGTAATTGATTAGTTTCTAATGATAATCTACTGTAAAAAGCTTTAACGTAAGATATTCCATATGATTCATCTAGAAGCGGAAGTATCATCCTTGAAGGATACAAAGGACTAAAAGTTCTTATATCTGCATCAAAAAGAGCAACAACTTCTGATTTTCTAGTAGCAACTCCTATGCCTTGCCAAACAGCCCATCCTTTACCTGGAGTTCCTAAAAGTTCTAACCCATTTTTTTCCTGGTTTTTTAAGAGTTCTATTACAGAAGGAGAATTAGTCCATTGAACGTGAACTGGGAATGGCATTGAGTCAAAAAATAATTTTGCTGCCTTTACTTGCTCAACAGTTTTTGCAGAGAGAGCAATAACTAATTCATTTAAGCCTGTAAGATTTTTTAAAACTTCTCTTATATCTTTTAATGCTGGGCGTTCAAATTCTTCATATAAGCAAGGTATTAAAATGCTAGTTGATCTTTTTTTAAGACTTTTATTTAATTCTTTAAGTAAATCGCTAGTTACTCCATATTCATGTATTGTTGTGATTAACCCTTGTTGAAAGTCCATTTTCTAATTGATGTGCAGAATAGTGTTAATACTTCGACAATTTTTTCAAAGTGAAGCAAATTGATTCAGAGAAAAAATTAGATAGATCAAAACTTTATAAATTGTTGAAAACAATTTATTCAAGTAATACTACAGAAGAAATTAACTTTATTTCAAATCAATTATTACAGATTTTAGATGATTTCTCAGAGAAATCTGCTTATGAAGAAATAAGTGATAACGAAAAGTGGAATGAATCTCATTCAGTTTTAATAACTTATGCAGATAGTATTTATAAAAATGGGGAGAAAACTTTAATTACTCTTCGAGATTTGTTAACTAAACATTTTGGCAGTCTTTCTAAAGTTGTACATATTCT is a window encoding:
- a CDS encoding urease accessory protein UreD, coding for MIKTSWEGNCFLNFFNNKASIGNVDKTIFKSKSTSPYKLLKSTHDEEGRCILPVLHTAGGLVGGDLLQFEVNLEKNSKVLLTTSSAQKVYGSVGRSKINPKGSFSKQKNYIKILDNSHLEYLPQETIIFANGLYDQKFKVFISENSSFLFTDLIRLGRSSSGESIESGVFRSKLEIIRNNDLYDDWEYVDQIELSKASYEAKSGMDYMPVFGSLIWVCEKDFSKLKINNLVGNIKKFFKESDNHLSIGILENGISVRFLGSSSQEARKCFFCIWKQIRSVCGFCEPKYQGVWPLQDSMNY
- a CDS encoding urease accessory protein UreF, which produces MTKSHLLKYLLTSPNLPVGGFCYSEGMESYLHNKNLNDSNSVKELIISELKIGQIRLDAKLLLDFFDIFNEINDGKNAKSNLQKLLSLNKWILSSKDSIEMREQQTQMAKSLFDLTKEFGFEYLYENNKKSSWPLAWSWACFCFEITKIEMVENFFYAWSANQLSAALRIIPIGSTKTQLIQRDLLAIISKVSKEIMDKQIDDIYFGNVGLAMAQQNHNDLYTKLFRN
- the ureE gene encoding urease accessory protein UreE; translation: MRMNKQIVVTDWIKEKPRLGSFLKLTLTSDERKILRGKRLTDCDQEIILQLPRNGKLNDGDILSTNESNFYVEIIAKTEDLIEISSNSKNELIKTAYHLGNRHVEVEIEEDILLTKSDYVIENMLKNFKVDIVNTQKKFSPEKGAHSHD
- the ureG gene encoding urease accessory protein UreG, yielding MSSKLRVGVAGPVGSGKTALLETLCLSLKNNYEIAVVTNDIYTKEDANFLINKKVLEEGRIIGVETGGCPHTAIREDCSLNKNAVLDLENRYKPLDFVFVESGGDNLASSFSPELVDLSIYVIDVSAGDKIPRKGGPGITRSDLLLINKIDLADMVGANLNIMKSDTEFMRKGKPWFFTNLSTGIGVEEITRFLESQIPNNQN
- a CDS encoding glycosyl transferase, whose protein sequence is MDFQQGLITTIHEYGVTSDLLKELNKSLKKRSTSILIPCLYEEFERPALKDIREVLKNLTGLNELVIALSAKTVEQVKAAKLFFDSMPFPVHVQWTNSPSVIELLKNQEKNGLELLGTPGKGWAVWQGIGVATRKSEVVALFDADIRTFSPLYPSRMILPLLDESYGISYVKAFYSRLSLETNQLQGRATRLFVGPLLASLEQLVGKGPFLQYLQSFRYPLAGEFAFTKDLAMNLRIPCDWGLEIGLLSEVYRNVRTSKIAQVDLGLFDHKHKNIGDSSKEGLQKMCTEILSSVLRGLMEHQAETLTSTQLATLEVLYKRVGEDRVKQFGLDSAVNQLPYDRHEEELSVQKFAKLLRPATEDYLTCPTTQQLPSWSRVLSCENKLQEDLAIAGSKDIKASEKELIKNF
- a CDS encoding urease subunit gamma — protein: MHLSPQEKDKLLIFSAALLAERRLNRGLKLNYPESIAFLSFQVLEGARDGKSVSQLMSEGTTWLSKSQVMEGIPEMVHEVQIEAVFPDGTKLVTIHNPIN
- a CDS encoding urease subunit beta; the protein is MSNLIPGEIIPEQGEIELNLGKEVKTVTVSNSGDRPVQVGSHYHFFEANKALIFDREITLGMRLDIPAGTAIRFEPGDTTDVKLVSYSGLKNAYGFNSLVNGSLDT
- the ureC gene encoding urease subunit alpha, translated to MSYKIDRNTYAQTYGPTTGDRVRLADTELFIEVEKDLTTYGDEVKFGGGKVIRDGMGQSQVTREDGAVDTVITNALIMDWWGIIKADVGIKDGKIFEIGKAGNPDIQDNVDIVIGASTEVIAGEGHILTAGAIDTHIHFICPQQIETALASGITTMLGGGTGPATGTNATTCTPGSFHISRMLQSAEAFPMNLGFFGKGNSTNGRNLIDQVEAGACGLKLHEDWGTTPSTINSCLNVADKFDVQVCIHTDTLNEAGFVEDTIKAIAGRTIHTFHTEGAGGGHAPDIIKICGEKNVLPSSTNPTRPYTTNTLEEHLDMLMVCHHLDSKIPEDIAFAESRIRRETIAAEDILHDMGAFSIIASDSQAMGRVGEVITRTFQTAHKMKLQRGPLSQDSDRNDNYRVKRYISKVTINPAIAHGINKYVGSIEKGKIADLVFWKPSFFAVKPELVVKGGSIVWSQMGDANASIPTPGPVHGRPMFANFGQSLINSSFTFLSKNSIDQNIPKKLGLQKNCIAVENTRSINKSHLKLNSKLPNISVDPETYEVFSDGELLTCEPLNEVPMAQRYFLL